The following are from one region of the Cervus canadensis isolate Bull #8, Minnesota chromosome 21, ASM1932006v1, whole genome shotgun sequence genome:
- the LOC122423957 gene encoding 40S ribosomal protein S25-like — protein sequence MLPKDDKKKDAGKSAKKDKDPVNKSGDKAKKKKWSKGKVEDKLNNLVLFNRATYDKLYKEVPNYKLITPAVVSERLKIRGSLARAALQELLSKGLIKLVSKHRAQVIYTRNTKGGDAPAAGEDA from the exons ATGCTGCCCAAGGATGACAAGAAGAAAGATGCCGGAAAGTCGgccaagaaagacaaagatccAGTGAACAAATCTGGGGACAAGGCCAAAAAGAAGAAGTGGTCCAAAGGCAAAGTTGAGGACAAGCTCAATAACCTAGTCTTGTTTAACAGAGCAACATATGACAAACTCTATAAAGAAGTTCCCAACTATAAGCTTATAACTCCAGCTGTCGTCTCTGAGAGGCTGAAGATTCGTGGTTCCCTGGCCAGAGCAGCCCTTCAGGAACTCCTTAGTAAAGGACTTATTAAACTGGTTTCAAAGCACAGAGCTCAAGTGATTTACACCAGAAACACCAAGGGTGGAG ATGCCCCAGCTGCTGGTGAAGATGCATGA